The window TGAACGCCGTACCCGCCGCCGTCTCAGCCAGCTCGACCTGGCGCTGCGGGCCGGTACCACCCAGCGGCACCTCAGTTTCATCGAGTCCGGCAGGTCCACCCCCGGCCGGAACCTGGTCGTACGCCTGGCCGAGTCGTTGGAACTGCCGTTGCGGGAGCGCAATGAGCTGCTGCTGGCCGCCGGATACGCGCCCGTCTATCCGGAGAACGCCCTCGACGATCCGGTCCTGGCCCCTGTACGTGCGGCGATGGACCACATCCTTCATGGGCACCTTCCTTATCCCGCGCTCGTCGTGGACCGGAACGGTGATCTGATCGCCGCCAATAAGGCACTCGACGTGATCACCGAGGGTGCGGCCCCCGAACTGGTCGGCCCCGGGACGAACGTGTACCGCCTCGCCCTCCATCCCCACGGAATGGCACCCCGCATCCGTAACCTCGCCGAATGGGCGCGTCACATCCTGGCGCGCCTGGACCACCAGGAAGAGCTGCGTGCCGAACTCTCCCAATACGTCCCCGAGTTGGAGCGGTCCGCCGGTGCTCTCGGCTTCGCGGTCCCGCTCCACCTGGAGACGTCGCGCGGTGAGCTGCACCTGATGACGACCGTGACGACGTTCGCCACCGCGATCGACGTGACCCTCACCGAGCTGAAACTGGAGGCGTTCCTCCCGGTGGACCCGGCAACCGCCGAGGCGCTGCAGGCGGCCGCCGACGGAGGTCCCGGCCGGTAGCGGCACGGCCGGAGACCCGCGATGCCACCGGGTCAGCCTCCGGGACACATCGGCGCAGCCTGAGGGGCCCGTGTCCGCCGGCTCGATGCCGTCGGGGCAGTTGTTGTGATCGGGGCAGTTGTTGTAGCCGACAGGCCGGTCAGCCGGTCGACCCGCGCTCGGCGGAGGTCGATCCGATGCGGCGCATGGTGCGCCCGGAGTGGAAGGATCGGTGCCATGGGCACCGAGAAGGGCTGGGTGTACCGGGTCGACGAGCCGCACGGCTCGCAGGGCTGGCGCCCCTACGGCGGCCATCCCGAGCGGTGGCGGGGGACCGTCGTCACCGACAACCCCGAAGAGTCCGCCGAGTACGTCGCCGCCCTCGTCGTCACCGACCTGGTGACCGAGTGGGAGGTGCGCGGCACCAAGCAGAGGCACGTGCGTGTGATCGTCTGGGAGGACGAGGAAGGCGACGGCCCCGAGGACGCGGCCTTCACCGTGGAGATCCGGCCCGACATGGACGCAGGGTGACCGATCCGGCCGTGGAGGGACAGGGGTGGCGCTCTTCGGTTCCGCGGAGCGTGGGCGTGGGCGTGGGCGTGGGCGTGGCAAAGCCTTCGCGCCGAGGTCAGGCTCGTGCGAAGGCTCTGAGGGCAAAAAACAGTCCCCGGTAGTGCTGCGCGTGTCCTGAAGCCTCAGTCGTCACTGCTGCCTCGGTGTCGCGCCGGCTTGCCGGGGGCTTGAACCACATCCTGTCCAAGTCACTCCGCCGACCTAGACGTCCTCATCGGCTTTGTGGCACTTCGGTGTTGTGGTCTAGTAATCACTTTGCGCAATAAATGCCCAGAGTCAATAGGTTTTGGGTAAATTTTTTTGGCGCCCAGTGGATGAAGGTGCAGGCTTCTCGCGGCGTGGATCGAAGCCCTCGAAGGCCTCGAAGGCCTCGAAGGCCTCGAAGGCCGAGGTGCACGAGCTGCCGATCAGTGGGCTCAGGTCCTCTACCGGCGCATGGGCCTGAGTCACAGCTTGCTGCGACAGCATCGCCATCGGCGGCACCACCGTCGACACCGACGGACAGTCCGCCTGCTGACGTGAGGAAGCTCACCGACAACGTCTCCGGTTATGTCGCCGCAGCGGTGGCGCGTCAGCTGCGGCACCAGCTGCTCGGCGCCGACCTGCAGCGTCACCAGGAGGAACACGGGGCCTTCACCGAGGAGGAGCTGGCGGAGGCCCGCTCCAGGATCTTCGGGACGCCGGACGCCGGCGGGTCGGTGAGCGCTACGTGAACGAGCGCGTCGAAACCGTCGTTCTGGATTCCCAGGGACTTTCCGCCTGGATCGCGCAGGACCGCAAGATCCTTGCGATGTTCCAGGTGTTCCACGCCATGGGCGCGGATTTCGTCATCGGAGCCAACATCATCGTGGAAGTCAGCCACGGGCGGGTGAACATGCCTCGGCTGCGGTGGGCTCTCTCACGCGTCAAGGTCGAGCCGGTGACGGAGCAGGCAGCGAGGGCGTCCGCGGAACTGCTCAAGGCCGCAGGTCTGCACGGCCACAAGTACGCGATCGACGCGACTGTCGCTGAGGTGGCACTGCGCCAGCCGGGT of the Streptomyces sp. T12 genome contains:
- a CDS encoding DNA-binding protein yields the protein MNERVETVVLDSQGLSAWIAQDRKILAMFQVFHAMGADFVIGANIIVEVSHGRVNMPRLRWALSRVKVEPVTEQAARASAELLKAAGLHGHKYAIDATVAEVALRQPGPVAILTSDVDDMARLCGDRVRLIGI
- a CDS encoding helix-turn-helix transcriptional regulator, with product MDFPTALRERRTRRRLSQLDLALRAGTTQRHLSFIESGRSTPGRNLVVRLAESLELPLRERNELLLAAGYAPVYPENALDDPVLAPVRAAMDHILHGHLPYPALVVDRNGDLIAANKALDVITEGAAPELVGPGTNVYRLALHPHGMAPRIRNLAEWARHILARLDHQEELRAELSQYVPELERSAGALGFAVPLHLETSRGELHLMTTVTTFATAIDVTLTELKLEAFLPVDPATAEALQAAADGGPGR